A region from the Paenarthrobacter aurescens genome encodes:
- a CDS encoding ammonium transporter — protein sequence MELTAGHVWVMVAAALVLFMTPGLAFFYGGMTRAKAALNMMMMSFISIGIVGVVWVLWGASMSSGEGFMQIVGNPFAAFGLAGVETTPDAMIKIGYAATFAIITVALISGAIADRAKFGAWSIFVPVWVTLVYCPLAYMVWGGGLFGPEGAIGKALGPAIDFAGGTVVHINAGVAALVLVLIIGNRRGFGKDPNHRPHNIPFVMLGAAILWFGWFGFNGGAATTAEQAGLIWINTLAAPAAAMIGWLITERIRDGHPTSLGAASGVVAGLVAITPACANVDPIGALGLGVVAGVASALAVGLKFRWGFDDSLDVVGVHLVSGIIGTVALGFIAKSTDGVGGGLFYGGGWTQMWAQLAAAGIAIAFSAIMTAIIAFAIHKTMGFRVSTEQENVGVDLSLHAETAYEFGVNGHGGSFQPLHNAVTGKSDPAAAKTPAEGKESVQA from the coding sequence ATGGAACTTACCGCAGGTCACGTATGGGTCATGGTGGCGGCGGCGCTTGTGCTGTTCATGACACCTGGTCTGGCATTTTTCTACGGCGGCATGACACGCGCCAAGGCAGCCCTGAACATGATGATGATGAGCTTCATCTCCATCGGCATCGTGGGCGTTGTCTGGGTGCTGTGGGGCGCTTCGATGAGCTCCGGCGAAGGTTTCATGCAAATCGTGGGTAACCCGTTTGCTGCCTTCGGCCTTGCAGGTGTTGAGACCACACCGGATGCAATGATCAAGATCGGCTACGCAGCCACCTTCGCCATCATTACCGTCGCCCTGATCAGTGGTGCGATCGCCGACCGCGCCAAGTTCGGCGCCTGGAGCATCTTCGTTCCGGTCTGGGTCACGCTGGTCTACTGCCCGCTGGCCTACATGGTCTGGGGTGGCGGCCTCTTCGGTCCGGAAGGCGCCATTGGCAAGGCCCTCGGCCCGGCCATCGACTTTGCCGGTGGCACCGTGGTCCACATCAACGCAGGTGTTGCAGCGTTGGTCCTGGTCCTCATCATCGGCAACCGCCGCGGCTTCGGCAAGGACCCGAACCACCGCCCCCACAACATTCCCTTCGTGATGCTCGGCGCTGCAATCCTCTGGTTCGGCTGGTTCGGCTTCAACGGTGGCGCGGCTACCACTGCAGAACAGGCCGGCCTGATCTGGATCAACACCCTCGCAGCCCCTGCAGCAGCTATGATCGGCTGGCTCATCACCGAACGCATCCGCGACGGACACCCGACCTCCCTCGGCGCAGCATCCGGTGTGGTTGCCGGTTTGGTGGCCATCACCCCGGCCTGCGCAAACGTAGACCCCATTGGTGCCCTGGGCCTGGGCGTAGTTGCCGGTGTCGCCTCTGCCCTGGCAGTAGGCCTGAAGTTCCGTTGGGGCTTTGATGACTCCCTGGACGTTGTTGGCGTCCACCTCGTCTCCGGCATCATTGGCACGGTGGCACTGGGCTTCATCGCCAAGTCCACTGATGGAGTGGGCGGCGGCCTCTTCTACGGCGGCGGCTGGACCCAGATGTGGGCACAGCTCGCAGCAGCCGGTATCGCGATCGCTTTCTCGGCGATCATGACGGCCATCATTGCCTTTGCCATCCACAAGACCATGGGCTTCAGGGTCTCCACCGAGCAGGAAAACGTTGGTGTCGACCTCAGTCTCCACGCTGAGACAGCTTACGAGTTCGGCGTCAACGGCCACGGTGGCAGCTTCCAGCCCCTGCATAACGCAGTGACAGGCAAGTCCGATCCCGCTGCAGCCAAGACCCCCGCAGAAGGCAAGGAGAGTGTCCAGGCATGA
- the ftsY gene encoding signal recognition particle-docking protein FtsY, protein MNDFLPIILSILAALVVVGGLVPVLMKARKTGAKYPGTRDANDPVQSSAAGGGTLVEDRPDAVKAPAPTFDGTVEDTDVPDDAAGLETIAIDTPAPVEGRLTRLRARLIKSNNILGKGLLALLSGDKIDENVWDEVEETLLLADLGTEPTMQLVDALRERVKVLGTRSPEDVKAMLREELIKLVDPGMDRSLNVERKGDRPAVVLVVGVNGVGKTTTVGKLARVLVAEDKDVLLGAADTFRAAAAEQLATWGQRVGVPTVKSDIDGADPASVAYEAVKAGIDQEVDVVMVDTAGRLQNKTGLMDELGKVKRVIEKLAEVDEVLLVLDATTGQNGLNQARVFAEVVNITGIVLTKLDGTAKGGIVVAIQKSLGVPVKLIGLGEGPDDLAPFDAESFVDALLN, encoded by the coding sequence GTGAACGATTTCCTACCCATAATTCTGTCCATTCTCGCTGCGCTCGTAGTGGTCGGCGGACTCGTGCCGGTACTGATGAAAGCCCGGAAGACCGGCGCCAAGTACCCCGGAACGCGTGACGCAAACGATCCCGTCCAGTCGTCGGCAGCAGGCGGCGGAACCCTTGTGGAGGACCGCCCGGATGCGGTGAAGGCCCCCGCTCCCACCTTCGACGGCACGGTGGAAGATACGGATGTCCCGGACGACGCCGCCGGGCTCGAAACCATTGCCATCGATACTCCTGCGCCGGTGGAAGGCAGGCTCACCCGCCTTCGCGCCCGCTTGATCAAGTCCAACAACATTCTGGGCAAGGGCCTCCTGGCATTGTTGTCCGGCGACAAGATCGACGAAAACGTCTGGGACGAGGTGGAAGAGACCCTCCTGCTGGCCGATCTTGGCACCGAACCCACCATGCAGCTGGTGGATGCTTTGCGTGAGCGCGTCAAGGTGCTGGGCACCCGCAGCCCTGAGGACGTCAAGGCGATGCTCCGTGAGGAACTGATCAAGCTGGTGGATCCAGGCATGGACCGTTCGTTGAACGTCGAGCGTAAGGGTGACCGGCCCGCCGTCGTGCTTGTTGTTGGTGTGAACGGCGTGGGCAAGACCACCACCGTGGGCAAGCTGGCACGTGTGTTGGTAGCCGAAGACAAGGACGTCCTCTTGGGCGCCGCCGATACTTTCCGTGCCGCTGCTGCCGAGCAGCTGGCTACCTGGGGCCAGCGCGTGGGTGTTCCCACCGTTAAGTCCGACATCGACGGCGCCGATCCCGCTTCCGTTGCCTACGAGGCCGTGAAGGCCGGCATCGATCAGGAAGTGGACGTGGTGATGGTGGACACCGCGGGACGCCTGCAGAACAAGACCGGCCTGATGGATGAGCTGGGCAAAGTCAAGCGGGTCATTGAGAAGCTGGCCGAGGTGGACGAGGTCCTGCTGGTCCTCGATGCCACCACGGGACAGAACGGCCTGAACCAGGCCCGCGTGTTCGCGGAGGTAGTGAACATCACCGGCATTGTGCTCACAAAGCTGGATGGAACTGCCAAGGGCGGCATTGTTGTGGCGATCCAAAAGTCACTGGGTGTCCCGGTGAAGCTTATTGGCTTGGGTGAAGGCCCGGACGATCTTGCGCCGTTCGACGCAGAAAGCTTCGTGGACGCACTGCTCAACTAG
- a CDS encoding glucose-6-phosphate dehydrogenase has product MAANAARHSPDHSCPGKYASANKSDSTTGLDYLGYQVAPARWHAGTVTSKTTVKTLLILGASGDLTGRLLLPGLAGLLASGRAPGLRLVGAGSDPWSPEQWQDRVNTAFAAASNASEATGRADLAAVASTTEYHQVDVTADGPLAELLSRLEGPVAIYFALPPHVSQKACEVLHRDQLPPGTRLVMEKPFGSGTESAHELNKTLAALVPEDRIHRVDHFLGKATVLNILGLRFANTFLEPVWNRDHIEKVEVIFDEDLALEGRARYYDTAGALRDMVQSHLLHIMAFLAVDAPATVEERDLRDAVATVLRASSIKAPYAHSTRRARYTAGTLGERTVPDYVAEEGVDPSRNTETLAEVRVEIDNWRWKGVPFILRSGKAMGRRRKEAVITFRPVPHLPKGFSGVDSPNQLRIGFGPDVLELDVDVNGPGDIFSLDRASLVAQLNAAGMLPYGEVLEGILNGDPLLSVRGDTAEDCWRIIEPVLRAWESGDVPLEEYDAGTAGPAGWPTAVVD; this is encoded by the coding sequence ATGGCGGCCAATGCGGCACGCCATAGTCCTGATCATTCTTGCCCCGGCAAATATGCCTCAGCCAACAAATCTGATTCGACTACGGGACTCGACTATCTAGGGTACCAAGTCGCACCTGCAAGATGGCATGCTGGCACAGTGACCAGTAAAACAACTGTAAAAACGTTGCTCATCCTCGGCGCGTCCGGGGACCTGACAGGCAGGCTGCTCCTGCCCGGACTGGCAGGGCTCCTGGCTTCCGGACGGGCCCCGGGCCTTCGTCTGGTGGGGGCCGGTTCTGACCCGTGGTCCCCCGAACAGTGGCAGGACCGGGTCAACACGGCCTTCGCTGCAGCATCGAACGCATCCGAGGCAACAGGCCGCGCCGATCTGGCCGCCGTGGCATCAACCACTGAATACCATCAGGTGGACGTCACCGCTGACGGCCCTTTGGCCGAGCTGCTGAGCCGACTGGAGGGGCCAGTGGCCATCTACTTCGCTTTGCCTCCCCACGTCAGCCAGAAGGCCTGCGAAGTGCTTCACCGGGACCAGCTGCCCCCAGGAACCCGGCTGGTGATGGAAAAGCCCTTCGGCTCGGGAACCGAATCCGCCCACGAGCTCAACAAGACACTCGCGGCACTGGTGCCCGAGGACCGCATCCACCGCGTGGATCACTTCCTGGGTAAAGCCACGGTGTTGAACATCCTGGGACTTCGTTTCGCCAACACGTTCCTGGAACCGGTGTGGAACCGGGACCACATTGAAAAAGTGGAAGTCATCTTTGATGAGGACCTGGCCCTTGAGGGCAGGGCACGGTACTACGACACCGCGGGTGCCCTTCGCGATATGGTCCAGAGCCATCTCCTGCACATCATGGCCTTCCTTGCGGTGGACGCCCCGGCCACCGTTGAGGAACGGGACCTGCGCGACGCCGTTGCAACAGTTCTGCGGGCCAGCAGCATCAAGGCCCCGTACGCCCACTCCACACGCCGCGCCCGCTACACGGCAGGAACCCTCGGCGAACGAACGGTACCGGATTACGTTGCCGAAGAAGGCGTAGATCCCTCCCGAAACACCGAAACCCTGGCAGAGGTCCGCGTGGAGATAGATAACTGGCGGTGGAAGGGTGTTCCGTTCATCCTTCGCTCCGGAAAGGCCATGGGACGCCGGCGCAAGGAAGCTGTGATTACCTTCCGCCCCGTCCCCCACCTGCCCAAGGGATTTTCCGGTGTGGACTCCCCCAACCAGCTGCGGATCGGATTCGGCCCGGACGTCCTGGAACTCGACGTCGACGTCAACGGCCCCGGGGACATCTTCAGCCTGGACCGCGCAAGTCTGGTGGCCCAGCTCAACGCAGCCGGCATGCTCCCCTATGGTGAAGTACTCGAAGGCATCCTGAACGGTGATCCTTTGCTGTCCGTTCGGGGTGATACTGCCGAGGACTGCTGGCGGATCATTGAGCCCGTCCTCCGGGCTTGGGAATCCGGCGACGTCCCGCTGGAAGAGTACGACGCCGGCACCGCAGGCCCGGCGGGTTGGCCCACCGCCGTCGTGGACTAA
- a CDS encoding P-II family nitrogen regulator → MKLITAIVRPEKLEAVREGLESYGVQGLTVSAASGYGRQRGYTEVYRGAEYNVDLLPKIRIEVLATDEQADDILDVLIASSNTGRAGDGKVWTVDVYEAVRVRTGERGAAAI, encoded by the coding sequence ATGAAGCTCATCACAGCGATCGTCCGTCCCGAAAAGCTTGAAGCAGTCCGGGAAGGCCTCGAATCATACGGGGTCCAGGGCCTGACGGTCAGCGCGGCAAGTGGCTACGGCCGCCAGCGAGGCTATACCGAGGTGTACCGCGGAGCGGAATACAACGTGGACCTGCTCCCGAAGATCCGCATTGAGGTCCTCGCCACGGACGAGCAGGCAGATGACATCCTTGATGTCCTCATCGCCAGCTCAAACACAGGCCGCGCCGGTGACGGCAAGGTGTGGACCGTGGATGTCTATGAAGCAGTAAGGGTCAGGACCGGAGAGCGCGGCGCAGCCGCAATCTAA
- the smc gene encoding chromosome segregation protein SMC, translating into MHLKSLTVRGFKSFASATTFDFEPGVTAVVGPNGSGKSNVVDALAWVMGEQGAKTLRGGKMEDVIFAGTSGRPPLGRAHVALTIDNADNALPIEYSEVTISRTLFRTGGSEYAINGAPCRLLDIQELLSDSGLGREMHVIVGQGQLDRVLHATPEDRRGFIEEAAGILKHRRRKEKTVRKLEAMQANLARLGDLTAEIRRQLTPLGKQAEIARRAQTVQFDVRDARARLLADDLVQLTTTLEKDVADEAALKERRQVVEAGLGTGRRRQAVLEQQAAEATPRLNAARDHWYQLSATRERLRSLGSLATERRRLLGSAEAAPDTGRDPEQLERQAARVREEQAALEHDILAKQAALLEATVAKDSAEALAAAEDKRLTAMLRAAADRREGLARLAGQVAAARSRAEAAEAERGRLRESLAAGDERRRKAQSEFTALESQVAGVEDGEESLDADYESANDVLDAVLAEIEELKASEREAVRERDALTARRDALQLGLNRKDGSGSLLTAEGVLGPVSALLSIEPGYEAAIAAALGSASDALVVADAGTAFAAIRRLKEDDAGRAALLLAGYDSRGATPDAALELPAGSQQASEVLTVTDPAAQGVIALLAGTVVVDDLEAAAALLTHHPDLTAVTREGDILTSLTITGGSATAPSLLEVQAAVDDAVARLQEVTARLERGRFALAGAQARRVEAQDRADAALERLHESDARLAAVAERLGNLNSVLRSAVGESERLAASMAKAEANIAEAQLDLEVAAERLAAAQEAPDEEPSTDQRDELAALARAARASETEARLALRTSEEQLGAISNRAASLERAAAAERRAREEAARRAQRRRAQAQRAAAVASAVEQTLRFIDVSVDVAAYERDVAEQQREQLEQELAGVRSGNDALARELAELTDSVHRDEMARTQQRLRIEAAEARSIEELGLSAQQLIADYGPDQPVPLPAGATTDKWAELRAPVDENGDAIIQGIPFVRAEQEKRLKKAERELAALGKVNPLALEEFAALEERHQFLSSQLEDLKSSRKDLLDIIKEVDNRVQQVFTEAFADTSAQFDHVFARLFPGGEGRLVLTDPDDMLTTGIEVEARPAGKKIKRLSLLSGGERSLTAVALLVAIFKARPSPFYVMDEVEAALDDTNLGRLITIFEELRESSQLIVITHQKRTMEVADALYGVTMRGDGVSTVISQRLGAGA; encoded by the coding sequence TTGCACCTGAAAAGTTTGACTGTCCGAGGATTTAAGTCGTTTGCGTCGGCCACGACCTTCGACTTTGAGCCCGGTGTCACCGCCGTCGTCGGCCCCAATGGATCGGGCAAATCCAACGTGGTGGATGCCTTGGCCTGGGTCATGGGAGAGCAGGGGGCCAAAACCCTCCGTGGCGGCAAGATGGAAGATGTCATTTTCGCGGGCACCTCCGGCCGGCCACCTCTGGGCCGGGCACATGTTGCCTTGACCATCGACAACGCGGACAACGCGCTGCCCATCGAATACAGCGAAGTGACCATCTCCCGGACCCTGTTCCGTACAGGGGGCTCGGAATACGCCATCAATGGGGCGCCGTGCCGGCTCTTGGACATCCAGGAACTTCTCTCCGATTCCGGCCTGGGCCGGGAGATGCACGTCATCGTTGGACAGGGCCAACTGGACCGCGTGCTCCACGCCACCCCGGAGGACCGCCGGGGCTTCATTGAAGAAGCCGCAGGAATCCTCAAGCACCGCCGCCGCAAGGAAAAGACGGTCCGAAAACTCGAAGCCATGCAGGCCAATCTTGCCCGGCTCGGTGACCTCACGGCGGAGATACGGCGGCAACTGACCCCCTTGGGCAAGCAGGCAGAGATCGCCCGCCGCGCCCAGACAGTCCAGTTCGACGTCCGGGATGCCCGCGCCCGCCTCCTGGCAGATGACCTCGTTCAACTGACCACCACTCTGGAAAAGGACGTTGCCGACGAAGCTGCCCTCAAGGAACGCCGTCAAGTAGTTGAAGCAGGGCTTGGCACCGGCAGGCGACGCCAGGCTGTACTGGAGCAGCAAGCCGCCGAGGCCACGCCACGACTGAACGCGGCACGTGATCACTGGTATCAGCTCTCGGCAACCCGGGAACGGCTCCGTTCACTCGGATCCCTGGCCACCGAACGCAGAAGGCTCCTGGGTTCGGCCGAGGCTGCCCCGGATACCGGACGCGACCCCGAACAACTTGAACGCCAGGCTGCCAGGGTCCGGGAAGAACAGGCCGCCCTTGAACACGACATCCTGGCCAAGCAGGCAGCGCTCCTGGAAGCCACCGTGGCGAAGGACTCGGCCGAAGCGCTCGCAGCTGCCGAGGACAAGCGCCTGACGGCCATGTTGCGCGCAGCTGCCGACCGCCGCGAGGGCCTGGCCAGATTGGCAGGCCAAGTGGCTGCGGCCAGATCCCGGGCTGAGGCTGCCGAGGCCGAACGGGGCCGCCTCAGGGAGTCCCTGGCTGCTGGTGATGAACGTCGCCGTAAAGCCCAAAGCGAGTTCACTGCCCTCGAGTCACAAGTAGCCGGCGTTGAGGATGGTGAGGAAAGCCTCGACGCTGATTATGAGAGTGCGAACGACGTCCTTGACGCAGTCCTCGCGGAAATCGAGGAGCTGAAAGCTTCCGAGCGCGAAGCAGTCCGGGAACGGGACGCCCTGACGGCCCGCCGCGACGCCCTTCAGCTGGGGCTCAACCGCAAGGACGGCTCGGGGAGTCTTTTAACGGCCGAGGGCGTCCTCGGGCCTGTGTCCGCATTGCTGAGCATCGAGCCTGGATACGAGGCCGCCATAGCTGCCGCCCTGGGGAGTGCCTCGGACGCTTTGGTAGTTGCCGATGCCGGCACCGCTTTCGCAGCGATCCGCCGACTCAAGGAAGACGACGCCGGCCGGGCAGCATTGCTACTGGCCGGATATGACAGCCGTGGCGCTACCCCCGATGCCGCCCTTGAGCTGCCCGCAGGTTCTCAGCAGGCAAGCGAAGTCCTCACAGTTACCGATCCAGCTGCCCAAGGAGTGATCGCGCTCCTGGCCGGAACCGTCGTCGTCGATGACCTGGAAGCTGCAGCCGCCCTCCTTACCCACCACCCTGACCTCACAGCCGTCACCCGCGAGGGAGACATTCTGACCTCCCTGACAATTACGGGAGGTTCGGCAACCGCGCCGTCGCTGCTTGAAGTTCAGGCAGCCGTTGACGACGCCGTTGCCCGGCTTCAGGAGGTCACTGCCCGTCTGGAACGTGGACGCTTCGCCCTGGCCGGTGCCCAAGCGCGCCGCGTCGAAGCACAGGACCGGGCCGACGCCGCGCTGGAGCGTCTGCACGAATCCGATGCCCGCCTTGCCGCTGTAGCTGAACGCCTGGGCAACCTGAACTCGGTTCTCCGCAGTGCCGTTGGCGAAAGCGAGAGGCTTGCTGCGTCCATGGCCAAAGCCGAAGCAAACATCGCAGAAGCCCAACTGGACCTGGAAGTCGCTGCCGAACGCCTTGCCGCGGCCCAGGAAGCTCCGGATGAAGAGCCCTCCACGGATCAGCGGGACGAACTCGCGGCCCTTGCCAGGGCTGCCAGGGCCTCGGAAACCGAGGCCCGGCTCGCGCTGAGGACTTCTGAGGAGCAGTTGGGAGCCATCAGCAACCGGGCTGCATCACTTGAAAGGGCTGCAGCTGCCGAGCGCCGGGCCCGTGAGGAAGCCGCCCGACGTGCGCAGCGGCGGCGTGCGCAGGCCCAGCGCGCGGCGGCGGTTGCCTCCGCCGTGGAGCAAACTCTCCGTTTTATTGACGTTTCGGTGGACGTTGCCGCCTATGAGCGTGACGTCGCCGAACAGCAGCGGGAACAGCTTGAGCAGGAACTTGCCGGAGTCCGCTCCGGCAATGACGCCTTGGCGCGGGAGCTTGCCGAATTGACGGACTCAGTGCACCGCGACGAGATGGCCCGGACACAGCAGCGGCTTCGCATCGAGGCTGCCGAGGCGCGGTCCATTGAAGAGTTGGGTCTGTCCGCCCAGCAGCTCATTGCCGATTACGGCCCCGATCAGCCGGTTCCGTTGCCCGCAGGAGCCACCACGGATAAGTGGGCTGAACTCCGGGCGCCCGTTGATGAAAACGGCGACGCCATTATCCAAGGGATTCCATTCGTCCGGGCTGAGCAGGAGAAGAGGCTGAAGAAAGCCGAACGTGAGCTGGCCGCCCTTGGCAAAGTAAATCCGCTTGCTTTGGAAGAGTTCGCTGCTTTGGAGGAACGGCACCAGTTCCTGAGCTCGCAGCTGGAGGACCTCAAGTCCAGCCGCAAGGACCTGCTGGACATCATCAAGGAAGTGGATAACCGTGTCCAGCAGGTGTTCACGGAGGCCTTTGCTGACACCTCGGCCCAGTTCGACCACGTTTTCGCCAGGCTTTTCCCCGGCGGCGAGGGCCGGTTGGTACTCACTGATCCTGACGACATGCTCACTACGGGCATCGAAGTGGAAGCACGTCCGGCGGGCAAGAAAATCAAGAGGCTCTCGCTGCTCTCCGGCGGGGAACGCTCGCTCACTGCAGTGGCGCTGCTGGTGGCTATCTTTAAAGCCCGGCCTTCGCCCTTCTATGTCATGGATGAAGTGGAAGCGGCATTGGATGACACCAACTTGGGGCGCCTCATCACCATCTTTGAGGAACTGCGTGAGTCCAGCCAGTTGATTGTGATCACCCACCAGAAGCGCACCATGGAAGTGGCAGACGCACTTTACGGAGTGACCATGAGGGGCGATGGCGTGTCAACGGTGATCAGCCAGAGGCTCGGTGCCGGGGCATAG
- a CDS encoding MFS transporter: protein MTQSPRSVKAPRIRPEKAPLPRDIKVMLAAAFLIALGFGLVAPVLPQFATTFDVGATAAAVIVSIFAFMRLVFAPAGGALMGRFGERNVYVSGLLIVAVSTAACAFAQDYWQLLIFRGLGGAGSVMFTVAAMGLLIRLAPPERRGRVSGAYASAFLIGSVLGPVVGGLLAGFGLRVPFLAYAGALLVAALVVRTLLSGEGTAAEDAAPAPAMTLKEALADSAYRAAIFSSFGNGWVTFGVRMATIPLFAVAVLQSAPETAAWALAIFAVGNALALTFSGRLADAWGRKPLLIPGLVITGAATAVIGLTTDLTGFLIASAVAGFGSGLLGPAQQAAVADVIGRGRSGGKVLAVFQMAADTGAIVGPIVAGLLADRLGYGWAFGITGGVLLLTAVAWLPAREPSKHSPAGHNAS from the coding sequence ATGACCCAGTCGCCCAGATCCGTCAAAGCCCCAAGGATCAGGCCGGAGAAGGCGCCCCTTCCGCGCGACATCAAGGTGATGTTGGCCGCGGCCTTCCTGATCGCCCTGGGCTTTGGCTTGGTGGCCCCTGTTCTGCCGCAATTCGCCACGACTTTTGATGTTGGCGCTACCGCTGCCGCTGTCATTGTGAGTATCTTCGCGTTCATGCGGCTGGTCTTCGCCCCTGCCGGTGGTGCCCTGATGGGGCGGTTCGGCGAACGGAACGTGTACGTCTCCGGGCTGCTGATTGTGGCAGTGTCCACTGCGGCATGTGCCTTCGCGCAGGACTATTGGCAACTGCTGATTTTCCGGGGTCTGGGCGGGGCAGGCTCGGTGATGTTCACTGTTGCCGCCATGGGATTGCTCATCCGTCTGGCACCGCCCGAGCGCAGGGGCCGGGTCTCCGGCGCCTACGCCTCGGCATTCCTGATTGGAAGCGTGCTGGGTCCTGTAGTGGGAGGGCTGCTGGCAGGCTTCGGCCTCCGGGTACCTTTCCTTGCCTACGCCGGAGCACTGTTGGTGGCAGCCTTGGTAGTGCGCACCCTGCTCAGCGGCGAAGGCACCGCGGCAGAGGACGCCGCACCCGCACCGGCCATGACCCTCAAGGAAGCCCTGGCCGACTCTGCTTACCGTGCCGCCATTTTCTCAAGCTTCGGCAACGGCTGGGTGACGTTTGGCGTCCGCATGGCCACTATCCCGTTGTTCGCCGTTGCGGTTCTCCAATCGGCACCGGAGACAGCGGCTTGGGCGCTGGCGATCTTTGCCGTGGGCAACGCTTTGGCGCTGACCTTCAGTGGGCGCCTCGCGGATGCGTGGGGACGTAAGCCACTGCTGATCCCCGGACTGGTCATCACCGGCGCAGCCACAGCAGTCATTGGCCTGACCACTGACCTGACTGGATTCCTCATCGCCTCTGCAGTGGCGGGATTCGGCTCCGGCCTGCTGGGCCCGGCGCAACAGGCTGCGGTGGCTGACGTCATCGGCCGTGGACGCTCGGGGGGCAAAGTGCTTGCCGTCTTCCAAATGGCTGCTGACACCGGCGCGATCGTTGGTCCGATCGTGGCGGGGCTGCTGGCTGACCGTTTGGGTTATGGCTGGGCCTTCGGCATAACCGGCGGCGTGCTCCTTTTGACCGCCGTGGCCTGGCTGCCGGCGCGGGAACCTTCGAAGCACTCCCCCGCCGGCCACAACGCTAGTTGA